One window of Thermodesulfobacteriota bacterium genomic DNA carries:
- a CDS encoding radical SAM protein, producing the protein MKILLVYPCFLDNRMDATDISAVPMGLYYLGALLSEHGHSVQLLNMFAPGTPADNMDTFVNDFKPDIVGFSIVHANRWGGIDMAGRVKTIDPAIVTVFGGVGATFLWRHLLDHFPQIDYVVVGEGEYAFLGLAESLAGGGKQSLSGIKGLAYRKDGEIVHTGPPVLIEDLDRLPNPARYFSYQHVAISRGCPQNCTFCGSPAFWGRRVRFHSADYFVRQLRLLYEKGVRFFYVSDDTFTLKKDLAITVCRTIVAEKLPITWAAISRVDLVDAEILSWMRRAGCIQISYGVESGSEAIRGVLDKRISRTRIIEAFEQTMRHGILARAYFIYGSPGENDDTIEASLDLIEEIKPLSVVFYMLTLFPGTALYRDYLERTGRTDEIWMRRMEDIPYFETDASLSRSAVMEFGRRLRTFFYERLPDFARACSLTEDPCLSPGQADFYSRLAMTFTHGDYAANPHIQDKPGLAEELYRRALSYHPDHRAFLGLGMLYQQQNDSRASADILTRGLDCFPDSEPLTLCLGTSYLNLDRIDRARECFNRFPDSPQARRYIEECDRLA; encoded by the coding sequence CTCCGGCCGACAACATGGATACGTTTGTAAACGATTTCAAACCGGATATCGTCGGGTTCTCGATTGTTCACGCCAACCGCTGGGGCGGCATCGACATGGCCGGCCGGGTCAAAACAATCGACCCGGCCATTGTCACCGTGTTCGGGGGCGTCGGCGCCACCTTTTTATGGCGTCACCTGCTGGACCATTTTCCCCAGATCGACTATGTGGTGGTCGGTGAAGGCGAATACGCCTTTCTGGGCCTGGCAGAATCACTGGCCGGCGGCGGGAAACAATCCCTGTCCGGCATAAAAGGACTGGCTTATAGAAAAGACGGGGAAATCGTTCATACCGGCCCGCCGGTATTGATAGAAGACCTGGACCGCCTGCCCAACCCGGCCCGCTATTTCTCCTATCAGCATGTGGCCATCAGCCGGGGGTGCCCGCAAAACTGCACCTTCTGCGGTTCACCGGCCTTCTGGGGCCGACGGGTGCGGTTTCATTCCGCGGACTATTTTGTGCGGCAGCTCCGTTTGCTGTATGAAAAAGGGGTCCGTTTTTTTTATGTTTCCGACGACACTTTTACCTTGAAAAAAGATCTCGCCATAACCGTCTGCCGGACCATTGTCGCGGAAAAACTGCCCATCACCTGGGCGGCCATTTCCCGGGTTGATCTGGTGGACGCGGAAATCCTTTCCTGGATGCGGCGGGCCGGCTGCATCCAGATCAGCTACGGCGTGGAAAGCGGATCCGAAGCCATCCGCGGCGTTTTAGACAAACGCATTTCCCGGACGCGAATCATAGAGGCATTTGAGCAAACCATGCGCCACGGCATTCTGGCCCGGGCCTATTTTATTTACGGTTCTCCGGGGGAAAACGACGACACCATTGAGGCCTCCCTGGACCTGATCGAAGAGATAAAACCGCTGAGCGTCGTTTTCTACATGCTCACCCTTTTCCCGGGAACCGCCCTTTATCGCGATTACCTGGAAAGGACCGGCCGGACCGATGAGATCTGGATGCGGCGGATGGAAGATATCCCTTATTTTGAAACCGACGCCAGCCTGTCCCGATCGGCGGTAATGGAATTCGGTCGACGGTTGCGGACCTTCTTTTATGAGCGCCTGCCGGATTTCGCACGGGCCTGCTCCCTGACGGAAGACCCCTGTCTTTCCCCCGGCCAGGCCGATTTTTACTCCCGACTGGCCATGACCTTTACCCATGGCGATTACGCCGCCAATCCCCATATCCAGGACAAGCCGGGACTGGCTGAGGAACTCTACCGCCGAGCGCTGTCGTACCACCCGGACCACCGGGCCTTTCTGGGCCTGGGCATGCTTTACCAGCAGCAGAACGACAGCCGGGCTTCCGCCGATATATTAACCCGGGGCCTTGACTGTTTTCCCGACAGCGAGCCCCTGACCCTCTGCCTGGGGACATCTTATCTTAACCTGGACCGAATCGACCGGGCCAGGGAGTGCTTCAACCGGTTTCCGGATTCTCCCCAGGCGCGGCGCTATATTGAAGAATGTGATCGACTGGCATAA
- a CDS encoding 3-hydroxybutyryl-CoA dehydrogenase: MEIRTFGVIGAGQMGNGIAQVAAMSGLNIIMHDIEERFVKKGLDTITANLKKSVEKGKLAQEVMDATLKRIETSIDLKNMARADFVVEAATENETLKLNIFRELDKICGKGVILATNTSSIPIGRIAACTSRPELVIGMHFMNPVPVMKLVEVIRGLATSDETFKTTWDLSIKFGKTPAEANDYPGFIANRILLPMINEAVFCLYHGVGTRESIDTVMKLGMNHPMGPLALADLIGLDTCLAIMETLYNGFKDSKYRPCPLLRKYVEAGWLGRKTGRGFYTY, from the coding sequence ATGGAAATCAGGACTTTCGGCGTCATCGGCGCCGGACAGATGGGCAATGGCATCGCCCAGGTCGCCGCCATGAGCGGCTTGAACATCATTATGCACGACATCGAAGAACGGTTTGTCAAAAAAGGATTGGACACCATCACCGCCAACCTTAAAAAATCAGTGGAAAAAGGGAAACTGGCCCAGGAGGTCATGGATGCGACGCTGAAAAGAATCGAAACATCCATTGATCTGAAAAACATGGCCCGGGCGGATTTCGTGGTCGAAGCCGCCACCGAGAACGAAACCCTCAAACTCAATATCTTCCGGGAACTGGATAAAATCTGCGGCAAAGGCGTTATCCTGGCGACCAACACCTCATCGATTCCTATCGGCAGAATCGCCGCCTGCACTTCCCGTCCGGAGCTGGTGATTGGCATGCATTTCATGAACCCGGTGCCGGTCATGAAGCTGGTGGAAGTCATCCGGGGCCTGGCCACGTCGGACGAGACATTTAAAACCACCTGGGATCTTTCGATAAAATTCGGAAAAACGCCGGCTGAAGCCAATGACTATCCGGGATTTATCGCCAACCGGATCCTGCTGCCCATGATCAACGAGGCCGTTTTCTGCCTGTATCATGGCGTCGGCACCCGGGAAAGCATCGATACCGTCATGAAGCTGGGCATGAACCACCCCATGGGGCCCCTGGCCCTGGCCGACCTGATCGGCCTGGACACCTGCCTGGCGATAATGGAAACCCTGTATAACGGGTTCAAGGATTCCAAATACCGGCCCTGCCCCCTGTTAAGAAAATATGTGGAGGCCGGCTGGCTGGGCCGGAAGACGGGCAGGGGTTTTTATACATATTAA
- a CDS encoding DUF3795 domain-containing protein, translating into MDYRQMTAPCGLDCFNCICYLAGDNPDLKPVIAAAFNISSEEAEKVVCRGCRNHGGNIPFLPVKCRVYPCVESRNISFCCDCPDFPCDLLHPYADKAAKVPHNTKVFNLCLIKKMGLEEWAKDKAGSVKETYFNKKWTL; encoded by the coding sequence ATGGATTACAGGCAAATGACCGCGCCGTGCGGCCTGGACTGTTTTAACTGCATCTGCTATCTGGCCGGTGACAACCCTGATTTGAAACCCGTTATCGCCGCCGCCTTCAACATCTCCAGCGAGGAAGCGGAAAAAGTGGTCTGCCGGGGCTGCCGCAACCATGGCGGCAACATTCCCTTTCTTCCCGTGAAATGCCGCGTTTATCCCTGCGTGGAAAGCAGAAACATTTCCTTCTGCTGCGACTGCCCGGACTTCCCCTGCGACCTGCTTCACCCTTACGCGGATAAAGCCGCAAAAGTACCCCACAACACCAAGGTATTCAATTTATGCCTGATCAAAAAAATGGGGCTGGAAGAATGGGCAAAAGATAAAGCCGGATCCGTCAAAGAGACCTATTTTAATAAAAAATGGACGCTTTAA
- a CDS encoding M15 family metallopeptidase: MKKTVPRLPAVLIIFAVLPAAGVIYFYFFDQFWTHLDLTGANHLREYASDSIRGYRGQQILVHRDFLEPMRRLDGYARATGVKILVVHSFRHPEAVLTDAKVVPGKRSNHLAGHAVDINVRSGLWLYMFEDMKKTSLPDQPSPVQDFIRLIREDPGMRWGGDFEDEDPVHIDDGLNLADYQQWQQHAEACARDVMSAPPKWKRRVHLLLDHWTNGIFR, translated from the coding sequence ATGAAGAAGACGGTCCCCAGACTACCGGCGGTACTTATCATTTTTGCCGTCCTTCCGGCGGCGGGGGTTATCTATTTCTATTTTTTCGATCAGTTCTGGACCCATCTGGATCTGACCGGAGCGAACCACCTGAGGGAATATGCTTCGGACAGCATCCGCGGATATCGCGGCCAACAGATCCTGGTCCATCGGGATTTTCTGGAGCCCATGCGGCGGCTGGACGGATATGCCCGGGCAACCGGGGTAAAAATTTTGGTGGTTCACAGCTTCCGTCATCCCGAGGCCGTATTAACAGACGCCAAAGTCGTGCCGGGGAAGCGATCCAACCATCTGGCCGGTCATGCCGTAGACATCAATGTACGCAGCGGCCTGTGGCTTTACATGTTTGAAGATATGAAAAAAACGTCTCTTCCGGATCAGCCTTCTCCGGTACAGGATTTTATCCGGCTTATCCGTGAGGATCCCGGGATGCGTTGGGGCGGCGACTTTGAGGATGAGGATCCCGTTCATATTGACGACGGCCTGAATCTTGCTGATTATCAGCAATGGCAGCAACACGCCGAGGCGTGCGCCCGGGATGTCATGTCCGCCCCGCCGAAGTGGAAACGCCGGGTTCATCTCCTGCTCGACCACTGGACAAACGGCATATTCCGGTAG
- a CDS encoding penicillin-binding transpeptidase domain-containing protein — protein MKPFPAIAVTIVFSLLACGPNLRPTDDIAARAFAGRDGALVIIDCATGAVNDFRPAASGEKLPPCSTFKIWNTLIGLESGIISSPDQDFYRWDGVTRSLPDWDRDLTLKEAFRVSCVPAFQDLARRIGPDVMRSWLDRIGYGDRDMSAGVDCFWLPVRGRKTILISPLEQARLIDRLVSKKLPFGERSLAVLRDVMMVRKTDRGTLFGKTGSGADDSGKYTLGWFVGYIEAGGETHAFAGTVKGDNVMGKDARGVVESVFERQGLL, from the coding sequence TTGAAACCATTTCCAGCGATAGCGGTTACCATCGTCTTCAGTCTGTTGGCCTGCGGACCGAACCTTCGCCCGACTGACGACATCGCCGCTCGGGCCTTTGCCGGTCGCGACGGCGCCCTGGTCATCATTGACTGCGCCACGGGCGCGGTCAATGACTTCCGGCCGGCGGCTTCCGGCGAAAAGCTTCCCCCCTGCTCGACCTTCAAGATCTGGAACACCCTTATCGGCCTTGAGTCCGGGATCATTTCATCCCCCGACCAGGACTTTTATCGATGGGACGGGGTGACCCGCTCTTTACCGGACTGGGACCGGGATCTTACCCTGAAGGAGGCCTTCCGGGTCTCCTGCGTGCCCGCTTTTCAGGATCTGGCCAGGAGGATCGGTCCCGACGTCATGCGGTCCTGGCTGGACCGGATCGGTTATGGCGACCGGGACATGTCGGCCGGGGTCGACTGTTTCTGGCTTCCGGTCAGGGGACGAAAGACCATTCTGATTTCACCCCTGGAGCAGGCCCGGCTGATCGACCGTCTGGTGTCGAAAAAGCTGCCTTTCGGAGAAAGATCCCTGGCCGTACTCCGGGACGTCATGATGGTCCGGAAGACCGATCGCGGAACACTTTTTGGCAAGACCGGCTCCGGGGCTGACGATTCCGGAAAATACACGCTGGGCTGGTTCGTGGGGTATATCGAAGCCGGCGGGGAAACCCATGCTTTCGCCGGCACGGTCAAAGGTGATAATGTCATGGGCAAAGACGCCCGGGGCGTGGTAGAAAGCGTTTTTGAACGACAGGGCCTTCTATAA
- a CDS encoding acyl-CoA dehydratase activase, translating to MITVGIDIGSITTKIAVMDGNRLVYTDVDFSGYDMNLAWRNIYTKMLGKTGKKEADIAAVVSTGYGRKSVVIAGRQITEISCHAAGARYFFPKVRSVIDIGGQDSKCIKIGETGEVSDFVMNDKCAAGTGRFLEVMARALQVNLTDFAAMAGKAKKPVIISSMCTVFAESEVISMIARGESREDIIAGIHDSIASRLASMMHRTGVAEPVVMTGGVSKNAGMRTAIEKRMGVKLQVPEEAQSCGAIGAAILAAKK from the coding sequence ATGATCACGGTCGGCATTGATATCGGCTCCATCACCACCAAGATCGCCGTGATGGACGGGAACAGGCTGGTTTATACCGATGTGGACTTCAGCGGCTACGACATGAATCTGGCCTGGCGGAATATCTACACGAAGATGCTGGGAAAAACCGGAAAAAAGGAGGCCGATATCGCCGCTGTCGTGTCCACCGGATACGGCCGGAAAAGCGTGGTCATCGCCGGCCGGCAGATCACCGAGATCTCCTGCCACGCGGCCGGGGCGCGCTATTTCTTCCCCAAAGTGCGGTCGGTCATCGATATCGGCGGTCAGGACAGCAAATGCATCAAGATCGGCGAAACCGGTGAGGTATCGGACTTTGTCATGAACGACAAGTGCGCGGCCGGAACCGGTCGGTTTCTGGAGGTCATGGCCCGGGCCCTGCAGGTAAACCTGACCGATTTTGCCGCCATGGCCGGCAAGGCGAAGAAACCCGTGATTATCAGCAGCATGTGCACGGTCTTTGCCGAATCCGAGGTCATCTCCATGATCGCCCGGGGAGAAAGCCGGGAGGACATCATCGCCGGCATTCACGATTCCATTGCCTCGCGCCTGGCCTCCATGATGCACCGGACCGGCGTGGCTGAGCCGGTGGTCATGACCGGCGGGGTGTCCAAAAACGCCGGCATGCGGACGGCCATTGAGAAACGGATGGGGGTCAAGCTCCAGGTGCCGGAAGAGGCCCAGTCCTGCGGGGCCATCGGAGCGGCGATATTAGCAGCTAAAAAATAA
- the pgm gene encoding phosphoglucomutase (alpha-D-glucose-1,6-bisphosphate-dependent) — protein sequence MTLHELAGKPAPASILENIPRLITAYYTRRPVPSDPAQQVAFGTSGHRGTSTNGSFNEDHILAISRAICEYRQAGNITGPLFLGIDTHALSEPAMATALEVFAAEGVVVMIDHNLGYTPTPVISHAILTYNNRKDRRGKADGVVVTPSHNPPKDGGFKYNPPHGGPADSAATAAIADRANALLSIGTGSIRRVPFEKAIKAETTVRYDYITPYVADLANVIDMPAIAAAGLKIGVDPLGGSTVGFWQPMAEKYGLSLELVSDRTDPAFSFMTVDKDGKIRMDCSSACAMQRLLGLKDKFDIAFGNDPDGDRHGIVTKSAGLLNPNHYLSVAIWYLFQNRPGWRPDAAVGKTLVSTSMIDRIAAHLKRPLSEVPVGFKWFVEGLVDGSFGFGGEESAGASFLRKDGTAWTTDKDGIIMDLLSAEIMARTGKDPGEIYRDLEEKFGCCVYERMDAPADAREKKILSNLSREAITDNTLAGEPIREVLTRTPYKNSPIGGLKVTAENGWFAARPSGTEDIYKIYAESFRGKDHLKQIQQEAREIVGRALKAGAK from the coding sequence ATGACTCTTCACGAACTGGCGGGCAAGCCGGCGCCCGCGTCCATACTGGAAAATATCCCCCGACTGATAACCGCATACTACACCCGCAGGCCCGTCCCGTCCGATCCGGCCCAGCAGGTGGCCTTCGGCACCTCCGGCCACCGGGGCACGTCGACCAACGGCAGCTTCAATGAAGACCATATCCTGGCCATCTCCCGGGCCATCTGCGAATACCGCCAGGCCGGCAACATCACCGGCCCGCTGTTTCTGGGGATCGACACCCACGCCCTGTCCGAACCGGCCATGGCCACGGCCCTGGAGGTTTTTGCCGCCGAAGGCGTGGTCGTCATGATCGATCACAACCTGGGGTATACGCCGACCCCGGTCATTTCCCACGCCATTCTGACCTACAACAACCGCAAGGACCGGCGGGGGAAGGCCGACGGCGTCGTGGTCACCCCGTCGCACAACCCGCCCAAAGACGGCGGCTTCAAGTACAACCCGCCCCACGGCGGACCGGCGGACAGCGCCGCCACCGCCGCCATCGCCGACCGGGCCAATGCCCTCCTTTCAATCGGAACCGGCAGCATCCGGCGCGTTCCCTTTGAAAAGGCCATCAAGGCCGAAACCACCGTCCGCTACGACTACATCACCCCGTACGTGGCCGACCTGGCCAATGTCATCGATATGCCGGCCATCGCCGCCGCGGGACTGAAAATCGGGGTGGACCCGCTGGGCGGCTCGACCGTGGGGTTCTGGCAGCCCATGGCTGAAAAATACGGCCTTTCCCTGGAGCTGGTCAGCGACCGCACGGACCCGGCCTTTTCCTTCATGACCGTGGACAAGGACGGCAAGATCCGCATGGACTGCTCGTCCGCCTGCGCCATGCAGCGGCTGCTCGGGCTCAAAGACAAATTTGACATCGCTTTCGGCAACGATCCGGACGGCGACCGCCACGGCATCGTGACAAAAAGCGCCGGCCTGCTCAACCCCAACCATTACCTGTCGGTAGCCATCTGGTACCTGTTCCAGAACCGGCCCGGGTGGCGCCCGGACGCGGCCGTGGGCAAGACTCTGGTGTCCACCTCCATGATCGACCGGATCGCCGCCCACCTGAAACGGCCCCTTTCCGAGGTACCCGTGGGCTTTAAATGGTTCGTGGAAGGGCTGGTCGACGGCTCCTTCGGGTTCGGCGGCGAGGAGAGCGCCGGGGCCTCTTTTTTACGAAAAGACGGCACGGCCTGGACCACGGACAAGGACGGCATCATCATGGACCTATTGTCCGCCGAGATCATGGCCCGGACCGGCAAGGACCCGGGCGAGATCTACCGGGACCTGGAGGAAAAGTTCGGCTGCTGCGTGTACGAACGGATGGACGCCCCCGCCGACGCCCGGGAAAAGAAAATTTTGTCCAACCTGTCCCGGGAGGCCATCACCGACAATACCCTGGCCGGAGAGCCCATCCGGGAAGTGCTGACCCGGACGCCCTACAAAAATTCGCCCATCGGCGGCCTCAAAGTGACGGCGGAAAACGGCTGGTTCGCCGCCCGACCCTCCGGCACGGAAGACATATACAAAATCTACGCCGAAAGCTTCAGGGGCAAAGACCACTTAAAACAGATCCAGCAGGAAGCCCGGGAGATCGTCGGCCGTGCTTTGAAAGCCGGCGCCAAATAA